One genomic region from Mesorhizobium terrae encodes:
- a CDS encoding trimeric intracellular cation channel family protein, producing the protein MPIITFIDYAGVAVFAATGALAASRKQLDIVGFVFLAAVTGVGGGTFRDLILGVPVFWIGNRDYVLICTLVALVVFFGAHRVESRYKLLLWLDAIGLAVFAVMGAAKGMAITGSPAVSIVMGMLTACFGGILRDLLAGEPSVLLRPEVYVTAAIVGACVYTACDLILLPAQISYPAGFLAALAIRGGALKFGWSFPPYKSRPGRRPEDIP; encoded by the coding sequence ATGCCCATCATCACTTTCATCGACTATGCCGGCGTCGCGGTGTTCGCGGCGACCGGGGCATTGGCGGCCTCGCGCAAGCAACTCGACATCGTCGGCTTCGTTTTCCTGGCGGCGGTGACCGGGGTCGGCGGCGGCACCTTCCGCGACCTCATTCTCGGTGTGCCGGTGTTCTGGATCGGCAACCGCGACTATGTGCTGATCTGCACGCTGGTCGCCCTGGTCGTGTTCTTCGGCGCGCACCGGGTCGAGTCCCGCTACAAGCTGCTTCTGTGGCTGGATGCGATCGGCCTTGCCGTCTTTGCCGTGATGGGCGCCGCCAAGGGCATGGCGATCACCGGCTCACCGGCGGTGTCGATCGTCATGGGCATGCTGACGGCGTGTTTCGGCGGCATCCTGCGCGATCTTTTGGCCGGTGAGCCCTCGGTGCTGCTCAGGCCGGAAGTCTATGTGACGGCGGCGATCGTCGGCGCCTGTGTCTACACAGCCTGCGACCTCATCCTCCTGCCAGCGCAGATTTCCTATCCCGCCGGTTTCCTGGCGGCGCTCGCGATCCGTGGCGGCGCGCTGAAGTTCGGCTGGTCGTTTCCACCCTATAAGAGCCGGCCGGGGCGGCGCCCGGAAGACATTCCGTAG
- a CDS encoding MmcQ/YjbR family DNA-binding protein gives METGLLAVFQRLKDAARGLPDIVETTSYGTPALKAGKKLLTRVKDGQTAVLMCPLDEKQMLLEAAPDLYFETDHYKGWPALLMRMDVISDDELRHRLERSWLSRATKTQAKAWLAGREKTSEAP, from the coding sequence ATGGAAACAGGCCTGCTTGCCGTTTTCCAGCGATTGAAAGATGCCGCGCGCGGCCTGCCCGATATCGTCGAGACCACCTCCTACGGCACGCCGGCGCTGAAGGCCGGCAAGAAGCTGCTCACCCGCGTCAAGGACGGGCAAACGGCGGTGCTGATGTGCCCGCTCGACGAGAAGCAGATGTTGCTGGAAGCGGCACCCGACCTCTATTTCGAGACCGACCACTACAAGGGCTGGCCGGCGCTGCTGATGCGCATGGATGTCATCTCCGACGACGAGCTGCGCCATCGCCTCGAGCGCAGCTGGCTGAGCCGGGCAACGAAGACGCAGGCCAAGGCCTGGCTGGCCGGGCGGGAAAAGACATCGGAAGCGCCCTGA
- a CDS encoding GNAT family N-acetyltransferase, whose protein sequence is MRTIESITGTLGKIGSLEVRLARDEAEIAAAQEIRYRVFYDELGARKSRLQSLERRDADRFDPVCDHLLVFDNTLPGPDHRRIVGTYRLLRQETAVRAGGFYSEDEFELRRLIARHPGQRFLELGRSCVLPEYRSKRTIEALWQGLWAYFTHYDIGVLTGCASFHGTVPAAHAEALTYLAHHCRTTPAWDISANAGRYCSMDLMPIEAVSAKAAIAAMPPLVKGYLRVGARIGDGCVIDHDFKTVDIFIVLPVREIGARYVNYYGGEGQRFAA, encoded by the coding sequence ATGAGGACGATCGAATCGATCACCGGCACCCTGGGCAAGATCGGCAGCCTCGAAGTCAGGCTGGCCCGCGACGAAGCCGAAATCGCCGCCGCGCAGGAAATCCGCTACCGCGTTTTCTATGACGAGCTTGGCGCTCGCAAGAGCCGCCTGCAGTCTTTGGAACGCCGCGACGCCGACCGTTTCGATCCGGTCTGCGACCATCTGCTCGTGTTCGACAACACCCTTCCCGGTCCCGACCATCGCCGCATCGTCGGCACCTACCGGCTGCTGCGCCAGGAGACGGCGGTGCGCGCCGGCGGTTTCTATTCCGAGGACGAATTCGAGCTCAGGCGGCTGATCGCCAGGCATCCCGGCCAGCGTTTCCTGGAACTCGGCCGCTCCTGCGTTCTGCCTGAATACCGCTCCAAGCGCACCATCGAGGCGCTGTGGCAGGGCCTGTGGGCCTATTTCACCCATTACGACATCGGCGTTCTGACCGGCTGCGCCTCCTTCCACGGCACCGTGCCGGCGGCGCATGCCGAGGCGCTGACCTATCTGGCGCATCACTGCCGCACCACCCCGGCCTGGGACATCAGCGCCAATGCCGGCCGCTATTGCTCGATGGACCTGATGCCGATCGAGGCGGTCAGCGCCAAGGCGGCGATCGCGGCCATGCCGCCGCTGGTCAAGGGTTATCTCAGGGTCGGCGCCCGCATCGGCGACGGCTGCGTCATCGACCACGACTTCAAGACCGTCGACATCTTCATCGTGCTGCCCGTCCGCGAAATCGGCGCCCGCTACGTGAATTATTACGGCGGCGAAGGGCAGCGTTTCGCCGCCTAG
- a CDS encoding ATP-binding protein produces the protein MIGDKTAARRVVEKRADEAAEPAAARRVLAQTPPLAPKLPDRTLHEGLPFAIIVMLVVLAGLSELTGAPPFIALGMLATGLAGLALFMRTQRKEQNIASILDDNAARSRAEIEIMADRMWEMQESEERFRGLIDALGDLVVHRDRDGRIVYANRVFAELVGHDRFDLAGMTLAELGIDIGVVPDAAFSDRDCLSSTDVAIRTPNGPRWFSWIELSMRDKDSAEVSHRAIARDITARKQAESSLINARERAEYASQAKSRFLATVSHEIRTPMNGIMGMAKLLADTRLTPEQRTYVGAVSTSASALLALIEDLLDYSKIEAGRFAPEPQPMSPREIADNVVELLAARAFGKGIGLACHVEPDVPQIITADPGRVRQVLLNLIGNAVKFTEAGGVLVSVSRRRGDDGDRVRFSITDTGPGLSEADMDRIFEDFEQADGTSTRKHGGAGLGLAISRRLVAAMNGTITVSSAPGEGSEFIFELPARAAIEPPEDRTNALAERHAVIVSENTVEAEAIARTIRAHGGHAEIVANAAQALPFAGFCNLLLVDARLEDSDCRVLKRLRQTGFMACEAVTLIAPSDRGALVEFRAAGYATFLARPVRGETLLRVLLAGKAAVGGPLPGPDKTPQALARTHGNGSLSVLIAEDNDINAMLARASLQKAGHRVDIVNNGKAAVDAIATESAARRYDVVLMDLHMPLMDGMDAIAAIRRHEEATGVAPVPIMVLSADSQEKTRHAVLAHGASGFVTKPLDPQALVHAVESQIAA, from the coding sequence ATGATCGGGGACAAGACTGCTGCAAGACGGGTGGTGGAGAAGCGCGCCGACGAGGCCGCCGAACCTGCCGCCGCGCGCCGTGTGCTGGCGCAAACCCCGCCATTGGCGCCGAAACTTCCGGACAGGACGCTGCACGAAGGCCTGCCCTTCGCCATCATCGTCATGCTCGTCGTCCTTGCCGGCCTGTCCGAACTGACCGGCGCGCCGCCCTTCATCGCCCTTGGCATGCTGGCGACGGGCCTCGCCGGACTTGCCCTGTTCATGCGCACGCAGCGCAAGGAGCAGAACATCGCCTCCATCCTCGACGACAACGCGGCCCGCAGCCGCGCCGAAATCGAGATCATGGCCGACCGCATGTGGGAGATGCAGGAAAGCGAAGAGCGCTTTCGCGGCCTGATCGATGCTCTCGGCGACCTCGTCGTCCATCGCGACCGCGACGGCCGCATCGTCTACGCCAACCGGGTCTTTGCCGAACTGGTCGGTCACGACCGCTTCGATCTGGCCGGCATGACGCTGGCCGAACTCGGCATCGACATCGGCGTCGTGCCCGACGCCGCCTTTTCCGACCGCGACTGCCTGAGCTCGACCGACGTCGCCATCCGCACGCCTAATGGGCCGCGCTGGTTCTCGTGGATCGAACTGTCGATGCGCGACAAGGACAGCGCCGAGGTCTCGCACCGGGCAATCGCGCGCGACATCACCGCCCGCAAGCAGGCCGAATCCTCGCTGATCAACGCCCGCGAGCGCGCCGAATATGCCAGCCAGGCGAAATCGCGCTTTCTCGCCACCGTCAGCCACGAGATCCGCACGCCGATGAACGGCATCATGGGCATGGCCAAGCTGCTCGCCGACACCAGGCTGACGCCCGAGCAGCGCACCTATGTCGGTGCCGTCTCCACCTCGGCCAGCGCGCTGCTGGCGCTGATCGAGGACCTGCTCGACTATTCCAAGATCGAGGCCGGCCGTTTCGCGCCCGAACCGCAGCCGATGTCGCCGCGCGAGATCGCCGACAATGTCGTCGAACTCCTGGCCGCCCGCGCCTTCGGCAAGGGCATTGGCCTTGCCTGCCATGTCGAACCGGACGTGCCGCAGATCATCACCGCCGACCCCGGACGGGTGCGGCAGGTGCTGCTCAACCTCATCGGCAATGCCGTTAAATTCACCGAAGCGGGCGGCGTGCTGGTCAGCGTTTCGCGCCGCCGCGGCGACGACGGCGACCGCGTACGCTTCTCGATCACCGACACCGGTCCCGGCCTCAGCGAAGCCGACATGGACCGCATCTTCGAGGATTTCGAGCAGGCCGACGGCACGTCGACGCGCAAGCACGGCGGCGCCGGGCTGGGGCTTGCCATCTCCAGGCGGCTGGTGGCGGCGATGAACGGCACGATCACGGTCTCGAGCGCCCCCGGCGAGGGCTCGGAATTCATCTTCGAACTGCCGGCGCGGGCCGCGATCGAGCCGCCGGAAGACAGGACGAACGCCCTGGCGGAGCGTCACGCCGTCATCGTTTCGGAAAATACAGTCGAGGCCGAGGCCATCGCCCGCACCATCCGCGCCCATGGCGGCCACGCCGAAATCGTCGCCAATGCCGCTCAGGCGCTGCCCTTCGCCGGCTTCTGCAACCTGCTGCTCGTCGACGCCCGGCTGGAAGACAGCGACTGCCGCGTCTTGAAACGCCTGCGCCAGACCGGCTTCATGGCCTGCGAGGCGGTGACGCTGATCGCGCCGTCCGACCGCGGCGCCCTGGTCGAGTTCCGCGCCGCCGGCTATGCCACCTTCCTGGCGCGGCCGGTGCGCGGCGAAACCCTGCTGCGCGTGCTGCTGGCCGGCAAGGCCGCGGTCGGCGGGCCTCTGCCCGGCCCGGACAAGACACCGCAGGCGCTCGCACGCACGCACGGCAATGGCAGCCTGTCGGTGCTGATCGCCGAGGACAACGACATCAATGCCATGCTCGCCCGCGCCAGCTTGCAGAAGGCCGGCCATCGGGTCGATATCGTCAACAACGGCAAGGCCGCGGTCGACGCCATTGCCACCGAAAGCGCCGCCAGGCGTTACGACGTGGTGCTGATGGACCTGCACATGCCGCTGATGGACGGCATGGACGCCATCGCCGCGATTCGCCGCCACGAGGAAGCCACCGGCGTCGCGCCGGTGCCGATCATGGTGCTGTCGGCCGACAGCCAGGAAAAAACCCGACACGCCGTTCTTGCCCACGGCGCCTCCGGTTTCGTCACCAAACCGCTCGATCCACAGGCTTTGGTACACGCGGTGGAAAGCCAGATTGCCGCGTGA
- a CDS encoding winged helix-turn-helix transcriptional regulator — MIRLDKPIQGRSDGVAESERHFKPYPSNGICTRLGDKWTVQVIWRLSLAPGSRLRFSALKGEVDGITQRMLTLTLRNLERDGLVLRHYFPEVPPRVEYELTEMGIGVLSALEGLNFWIRDNLPRIEQSRRLYDDAGQ; from the coding sequence ATGATACGCTTGGACAAACCGATCCAGGGCAGGTCCGACGGGGTTGCGGAGAGTGAACGCCACTTCAAGCCGTATCCGTCGAATGGAATCTGCACGCGGCTCGGCGACAAATGGACTGTCCAGGTCATCTGGCGCCTCTCGCTCGCGCCTGGGAGCAGGCTCCGCTTCTCAGCGCTCAAGGGCGAAGTCGACGGAATTACCCAGCGCATGCTGACGCTTACGCTGCGCAATCTGGAACGGGATGGCCTTGTGCTGCGCCACTATTTTCCCGAGGTGCCGCCGCGCGTGGAATATGAGCTGACCGAGATGGGTATCGGCGTATTGTCCGCCCTCGAGGGCCTGAACTTTTGGATCAGGGACAACTTGCCCCGCATCGAGCAAAGCCGACGCCTTTACGACGATGCCGGGCAGTAA
- a CDS encoding NmrA/HSCARG family protein, which produces MTNGKLPILVFGATGRQGGSVVEALLRARWPVRAFVRDAGAPKSMALHDAGVELVQGSFDDTAAIRAAMRGTYGVFSVLPGNLVEEGEVRAGSAIADLAVESGVAHFVYSSGASAGEKLTGVARFDAKPRIEAHIRGLPITATIIRPMIFMEMLVRPGFGLDEGRYTFFLRPDQSMQLIAVEDIGKFVAAVFADKTRFGGKTLKIAGDSITGNDLEAIFTQAAGRPIAYGRFSEEVLSANPDLGHMAAGLDAGPLADHVDLNVMRAINPEVLSFRSWFSGSGRKTFDEILRQAAG; this is translated from the coding sequence ATGACGAATGGCAAGCTTCCAATCCTGGTGTTCGGCGCAACGGGCCGGCAGGGAGGGTCGGTCGTCGAGGCCCTGTTGCGGGCACGATGGCCTGTTCGGGCGTTTGTGCGGGACGCAGGAGCGCCAAAGTCGATGGCGCTTCATGATGCCGGTGTCGAACTCGTGCAGGGATCGTTCGATGACACCGCAGCGATCCGTGCCGCGATGAGGGGCACCTATGGCGTCTTCAGCGTGTTGCCGGGCAATCTGGTGGAGGAAGGAGAGGTGCGCGCCGGAAGCGCGATCGCGGACTTGGCAGTCGAGAGCGGCGTTGCGCACTTTGTCTATTCCTCGGGCGCCAGCGCGGGCGAGAAGCTGACGGGTGTGGCGCGTTTCGACGCCAAACCGCGCATCGAGGCGCATATCCGCGGCCTGCCGATCACCGCAACCATCATCAGGCCCATGATCTTCATGGAGATGCTGGTGAGACCCGGGTTCGGGCTGGACGAGGGGCGCTACACATTTTTCCTCAGACCGGACCAATCGATGCAGCTCATCGCCGTGGAAGACATCGGCAAGTTCGTGGCCGCTGTTTTCGCCGACAAGACGCGGTTCGGCGGCAAGACACTAAAGATCGCGGGCGACAGCATTACCGGCAATGATCTGGAGGCCATCTTTACGCAAGCCGCGGGCCGACCGATCGCCTATGGGCGCTTTTCCGAAGAGGTTCTCTCAGCCAATCCAGATCTTGGGCACATGGCCGCGGGCCTGGACGCGGGGCCGCTTGCGGATCACGTCGACCTGAACGTCATGCGTGCGATCAACCCGGAAGTTCTCTCGTTCCGGTCCTGGTTTTCCGGGAGCGGACGCAAGACCTTTGACGAAATCCTCAGGCAGGCAGCAGGCTGA
- a CDS encoding MDR family oxidoreductase — protein sequence MPDTFKAILISRDDDKKQSVAVTEMTETDLMDGDVTVAVEATTVNYKDGLAITGKAPVVRRWPLVPGIDFAGTVLSSDHDEWRKGDHVILNGWGVGETHYGAYAGRARVKGEWLVPLPDGMSAHDAMAVGTAGYTAMLSVMALERHGITPQRGPVIVTGAAGGVGSVAVAILSKLGYHVVASTGRPQEEAYLRELGAAEIIARDELTGAVKPLAKERWAGGIDAVGSTTLANVLSMTAYGGAVAACGLAGGMDLPSSVAPFILRGVSLLGIDSVMAPREIRRQAWQRIGRDLDLAKLKALSTTIGFDGIVAAATDIVDGKIRGRVVVDM from the coding sequence GTGCCGGACACTTTCAAAGCCATCCTGATCTCGCGCGACGACGACAAGAAGCAGTCCGTCGCGGTGACCGAAATGACCGAGACCGACCTGATGGACGGTGACGTCACCGTCGCGGTCGAGGCGACCACGGTGAACTACAAGGACGGGCTGGCGATCACCGGCAAGGCGCCCGTGGTGCGCCGCTGGCCGCTGGTGCCCGGCATCGACTTCGCCGGCACGGTGCTGTCTTCCGACCATGACGAATGGCGCAAGGGCGATCATGTCATCCTCAACGGCTGGGGCGTCGGCGAAACCCACTACGGCGCCTATGCCGGGCGCGCCCGCGTCAAGGGCGAGTGGCTGGTGCCGCTGCCGGACGGCATGTCGGCGCATGATGCGATGGCGGTCGGGACCGCCGGCTACACGGCGATGCTTTCGGTGATGGCGCTGGAACGCCACGGCATTACCCCGCAACGCGGTCCCGTCATCGTCACGGGTGCCGCCGGCGGTGTCGGTTCCGTTGCCGTCGCGATCCTCTCCAAACTCGGCTACCACGTCGTCGCCTCGACCGGCCGCCCTCAGGAAGAAGCCTATCTCCGCGAGCTGGGCGCGGCCGAAATCATCGCCCGCGACGAGCTGACCGGAGCGGTCAAGCCGCTCGCCAAGGAGCGCTGGGCGGGCGGCATCGACGCCGTCGGCTCCACCACGCTCGCCAATGTCCTGTCGATGACCGCCTATGGCGGCGCGGTCGCCGCCTGCGGCCTCGCCGGCGGCATGGACCTGCCTTCGTCGGTCGCGCCCTTCATCCTGCGCGGCGTCTCCCTGCTCGGCATCGATTCCGTCATGGCGCCCCGCGAAATCCGCCGGCAGGCGTGGCAACGCATCGGCCGCGACCTGGACCTGGCCAAGCTCAAGGCGCTGTCCACCACCATCGGCTTCGACGGCATCGTCGCCGCCGCCACCGACATCGTCGACGGCAAGATTCGCGGGCGTGTCGTGGTGGATATGTAG
- the lspA gene encoding signal peptidase II, with amino-acid sequence MKSLTPYAVLTIVAIALDQWIKQLVETGLPFQEKIDLVPFLALFRTYNTGIAFSMFSSLSDTGLIAVAAAVVAFVLYLAVKTPPNQVLARIGFAFIVGGALGNVIDRTVYGHVIDYILFHTPVWSFAVFNLADVFISVGAAAVVLDEFITWRRQPRPSDD; translated from the coding sequence CTGAAATCGCTGACGCCTTATGCCGTGCTGACCATCGTCGCCATCGCGCTCGACCAATGGATCAAGCAGCTGGTCGAAACCGGCCTGCCCTTCCAGGAAAAGATCGACCTGGTGCCGTTCCTGGCGCTGTTTCGCACCTACAACACCGGCATCGCCTTTTCGATGTTCTCGTCCTTGAGCGACACCGGCCTGATCGCGGTGGCGGCGGCCGTCGTCGCCTTCGTGCTCTATCTGGCGGTGAAGACCCCGCCGAACCAGGTTCTCGCCCGCATCGGCTTCGCTTTCATCGTCGGCGGCGCGCTGGGCAATGTCATCGACCGCACCGTCTACGGTCACGTCATCGACTACATCCTGTTCCACACGCCGGTCTGGTCCTTCGCCGTTTTCAACCTGGCCGATGTCTTTATCTCGGTCGGCGCCGCCGCCGTCGTGCTCGACGAATTCATCACCTGGCGCAGGCAACCGCGACCTTCGGACGATTGA
- a CDS encoding TrmH family RNA methyltransferase, producing the protein MSEHRTGAPGRVKEVTSLANPLVKDIKALALKKFRDQQNAFIAEGLKLVIDALDLGWTIKTLIFAKSALGNQAVEKVASRTVAASGDVLEVSEKVLSAITRRDNPQAVVGVFSQKYLPLKDVRPKNGDVWVALDRVRDPGNLGTVMRTVDAVGAKGVILIGDTTDPFAVETVRATMGSVFAVPVVKTTPDAFLVWRKGFPGLVAGTHLKGAVDYRSVDFSNKPVLLLMGNEQQGLPDDLAASCDRLLRIPQAGRADSLNLAVATGVMLFEIRRGALTLEDRS; encoded by the coding sequence ATGAGCGAACACCGCACCGGAGCACCCGGCCGCGTCAAGGAAGTGACGAGCCTGGCCAACCCGCTGGTCAAGGACATCAAGGCGCTGGCGCTGAAGAAATTCCGCGACCAGCAGAATGCCTTCATCGCCGAAGGCCTGAAGCTGGTCATCGACGCGCTGGACCTCGGCTGGACGATCAAGACGCTGATCTTCGCCAAGTCCGCGCTCGGCAACCAGGCGGTCGAGAAAGTTGCTTCGCGCACCGTGGCGGCCAGCGGTGACGTGCTCGAGGTCTCGGAAAAAGTGCTGTCGGCCATCACCCGCCGCGACAATCCGCAGGCTGTGGTCGGCGTCTTTTCGCAGAAATACCTGCCCCTGAAGGACGTCCGCCCGAAGAACGGCGATGTCTGGGTGGCGCTCGACCGCGTGCGCGACCCCGGCAATCTCGGCACCGTGATGCGCACCGTCGATGCTGTCGGCGCCAAGGGTGTCATCTTGATCGGCGACACCACCGACCCGTTCGCGGTCGAAACCGTGCGCGCCACCATGGGTTCGGTGTTCGCCGTCCCGGTCGTCAAGACGACGCCCGACGCCTTCCTCGTTTGGCGCAAGGGCTTTCCGGGCCTCGTCGCCGGCACGCATCTCAAAGGCGCCGTCGACTACCGCTCGGTCGATTTCTCGAACAAGCCGGTGCTGCTTTTGATGGGCAACGAGCAGCAGGGCCTGCCGGACGATCTCGCCGCCAGCTGCGACCGGCTGCTGCGCATCCCGCAGGCGGGCCGCGCCGATTCGCTCAACCTGGCGGTCGCCACCGGCGTGATGCTGTTCGAGATCCGCCGCGGCGCGCTCACGCTGGAGGACAGGTCCTGA